The Candidatus Zixiibacteriota bacterium nucleotide sequence TCTCTATCTGTTCCCGGGCATAGGTAGTGTCCGAGGAATTCGGATAACGCTCGAGGAAGTTCCCGAACGTGCTAATAGCCTGCGCCGTGTCGCCTTTCTGACGATAGACTATTGCCTGGTAGATTACCGCGTCCTGCCCATGATAGGTAGCAGTGAACTCCTGCTCGATCTTCCTGTAGGCATCGAGCGCGTCGTCATACCTCTTGTCCCGGCGCAGGAAATCAGCGAAGGCCAGACGAGCCTCGCCGGAGAGCGAGTCGGCCGGGTCGCCGCTTTCGATCACGCGAGCAAACCAGGTCTGGGCCTCGGCTCCATCGCCGCGATATTTGTATTTGTCAGCGATCTGCAGATAGAGCGGTCGATCCACGCCGCCCTCAGCTTTGGCGATAAGATCAGCGAGAGTCCCGATGCCGTTGGAATAATCATCGAAAGTCTGGATATACTCTGTTGCGGGGGCATACCCCACCAGTCGATCGACCTCCTCACCGCTCTTTCTGAGCAGGACCGACGTGGGATAGGCGATCGCGTGGTACTTTGTCGCCGTGGTGGTGTCAACCTCGGCGTTCACCTTGACCAGGATCATGCGGTTGGTGAAGAAATCGATGGTGCTGTCATTAACGAACACGACCGTGTCCAGTCTCTTGCACCACGTTCACCAATCGGTATAGAAATCGAGGACGACGAACTGATCGGCACGGGCTGCCTCGAGGGCATCGTCCAGATTCGTGTAATACGGCGCTGTTCCGGCCGACGTGACCAGCGACGATGGCTGCATCTGCTCGCTGGAACAGGCGGCGATAACCGCTGCCAGCAGCAGCACGGCGAGTATTAGCTTGATGTGCATGTGGGCTCCTTCGAAAAAGGTGTGTGTCAATCTACGGCTTCGGTGCATCGAGAGCCTCGAAGTCATCGCCAAGCACGGCGGAAAGCAACAATTCAACTTCCTGTCGGAACTCGCGCGGCACCATCAGGTAATGGCCGCCATCGGTCGAATTTCCTCCTCCGGCCACCCAACCGACACCGTTGGCCAGCGGTTGAAACGCTGAAGACATAACAATCGAGGGTATATTGTTGGTTTCCAGCAGGCCCCGGACTACCTGCGAGGTCAGGTCGCTGCCGATCTGGCAGATGCGAATCCAACTGTCGTCCGGCGAGACAGCCGCCGCGCCGCCGGGGAGCTGATCGACCAGGCTGATCTTGCACTCAGGGCAGACCAATATCGACCGACCGTACTCAAACGCGCATTCCGGACAGTACGGCACCTAAGACCTCGTC carries:
- a CDS encoding tetratricopeptide repeat protein, giving the protein MFVNDSTIDFFTNRMILVKVNAEVDTTTATKYHAIAYPTSVLLRKSGEEVDRLVGYAPATEYIQTFDDYSNGIGTLADLIAKAEGGVDRPLYLQIADKYKYRGDGAEAQTWFARVIESGDPADSLSGEARLAFADFLRRDKRYDDALDAYRKIEQEFTATYHGQDAVIYQAIVYRQKGDTAQAISTFGNFLERYPNSSDTTYAREQIEKLKNPKPVAAQ